In the genome of Halobacterium noricense, one region contains:
- a CDS encoding anaerobic glycerol-3-phosphate dehydrogenase subunit C, whose translation MSDSQSTDFDPVAPNTGEEFEPVDVFDDSDDFDLRPGADSCYKCSTCDTNCPVAEVDDDFPGPKFQGPEQWRLKRRDDDPIDDSVMDCSNCMRCDNACPSGVGLSQMHNTARGEYVSEEMSTLSVEYVRNRLLANYRKSAWLASKVPRLANAAANFGPARWLGEKLLGVTGEREFPDFATETFTEWWAAQGGAAGSKERAREARERRGEPFDADKQVAYFHGCYAEYNTPEVAKALVRVYEHFGYEIVVPEQGCSGTPMFANGMLEDARRDAEVNVSSFADLVDEGYDAIASCTSCSMAIRQEYPELFDIDGIDDVAANTFESVEYLRIHEDLDGELADADVGDDLAAEFAYHAPCHARNQGLDRQAVELFGDLDGVGVEDVGDSCSGISGTYGWKAEKYETSMKIGDEMFDHMEAADGETGMTECPTCAMQMEHGTGYDVRHPLELLEAAVVE comes from the coding sequence ATGAGTGACAGCCAATCCACCGACTTCGACCCAGTGGCACCGAACACCGGCGAGGAGTTCGAGCCCGTCGACGTCTTCGACGACAGCGACGACTTCGACCTGCGCCCGGGCGCGGACTCCTGTTACAAGTGCTCGACCTGCGACACCAACTGTCCGGTCGCGGAGGTCGACGACGACTTCCCCGGCCCGAAGTTCCAGGGGCCCGAGCAGTGGCGACTCAAACGCCGGGACGACGACCCAATCGACGATTCGGTGATGGACTGCTCGAACTGCATGCGCTGCGACAACGCGTGTCCGTCTGGCGTGGGGCTCTCCCAGATGCACAACACCGCGCGCGGCGAGTACGTCAGCGAGGAGATGAGCACACTCTCCGTGGAGTACGTCCGGAACCGCTTGCTTGCGAACTACCGGAAGTCCGCGTGGCTCGCGAGCAAAGTACCGCGGCTCGCGAACGCCGCGGCGAACTTCGGGCCGGCGCGCTGGCTCGGCGAGAAACTGCTCGGCGTCACCGGCGAGCGCGAGTTCCCCGACTTCGCGACGGAGACGTTCACGGAGTGGTGGGCCGCGCAGGGCGGGGCTGCCGGCTCGAAAGAACGCGCCCGCGAGGCCCGCGAGCGCCGCGGCGAACCGTTCGACGCCGACAAGCAGGTCGCGTACTTCCACGGCTGCTACGCCGAGTACAACACCCCCGAGGTGGCGAAGGCGCTCGTGCGCGTCTACGAGCACTTCGGCTACGAAATCGTCGTCCCGGAGCAGGGCTGCTCGGGCACGCCAATGTTCGCCAACGGCATGCTCGAGGACGCGCGCCGCGACGCCGAAGTCAACGTCTCCTCGTTCGCCGACCTCGTCGACGAGGGCTACGACGCCATCGCCTCCTGTACGTCGTGTTCGATGGCGATTCGTCAGGAGTACCCCGAGCTGTTCGACATCGACGGCATCGACGACGTCGCCGCGAACACCTTCGAGTCCGTGGAGTACCTCCGCATCCACGAGGACCTCGACGGCGAACTCGCCGACGCCGACGTCGGCGACGACCTCGCCGCGGAGTTCGCGTACCACGCGCCCTGCCACGCCCGCAATCAGGGTCTGGACCGGCAGGCGGTCGAACTGTTCGGCGACTTGGACGGCGTGGGCGTCGAGGACGTCGGCGACTCCTGCTCGGGCATCTCCGGGACGTACGGCTGGAAGGCCGAGAAGTACGAGACCTCCATGAAAATCGGCGACGAGATGTTCGACCACATGGAAGCCGCCGACGGCGAGACCGGGATGACGGAGTGCCCGACCTGCGCGATGCAGATGGAGCACGGCACGGGCTACGACGTCCGCCACCCGCTGGAACTGCTCGAAGCGGCGGTGGTGGAATGA
- the glpB gene encoding glycerol-3-phosphate dehydrogenase subunit GlpB, translating into MAIESDVLVVGGGLAGLTSALAAARAGADTRLVSYKQSTLRHASGLVDVLGYTPDGDGPLVDPFDAIPDLPESHPYQTVGVETVREALALFDDAAPHYRGDHTDANALLPTHGGTVKPTARYPAGASAGVASDDRDTLLVGFEAMVDFDAPQAAAHLDAAGVPFDVRGATIRFPGDLRADAKLTRYAKLLDTNGTVTVDGHDRQVREALADRVKTELDGEERVGFPAILGDDDAAAVRDALADELGVAVFEVPMGPPSLPGLRLEDALFDALDEAGVSIETGNPVVDYDGGDRIEQVYVEKNGARIPNAADQYVLATGGLVGKGVESDREGVSEPIFECHVAHAADRYDWFADDVFGDHQFAQFGVAADDSLRPEAADGSTEFENLRAAGSVLGGYDFAAEKSGGGVSIATGYAAGRRAAEETR; encoded by the coding sequence GTGGCGATTGAGTCCGACGTCCTCGTCGTCGGCGGGGGGCTCGCGGGCCTGACGAGCGCGCTCGCCGCGGCACGAGCGGGCGCTGACACCCGGCTGGTCTCCTACAAGCAGAGCACGCTCCGGCACGCCTCGGGGCTCGTGGACGTGCTCGGCTACACGCCCGACGGAGACGGCCCGCTCGTCGACCCCTTCGACGCGATACCGGACCTCCCAGAATCACACCCGTACCAGACTGTCGGCGTGGAGACGGTCCGCGAAGCGCTGGCGCTGTTCGACGACGCTGCGCCCCACTACCGGGGCGACCACACGGACGCGAACGCGCTGCTGCCGACTCACGGCGGCACCGTCAAGCCGACCGCGCGCTACCCCGCGGGCGCGAGCGCCGGCGTCGCCAGCGACGACCGCGACACCCTCCTCGTCGGCTTCGAGGCGATGGTCGACTTCGACGCGCCGCAGGCGGCTGCGCACCTCGACGCCGCCGGCGTGCCGTTCGACGTGCGCGGCGCGACGATTCGGTTCCCGGGCGACCTCCGCGCGGACGCGAAACTCACCCGGTACGCGAAACTCCTCGACACGAACGGCACGGTGACCGTCGACGGCCACGACCGGCAAGTCAGGGAAGCGCTCGCGGACCGCGTGAAGACCGAACTCGACGGCGAGGAGCGCGTCGGCTTCCCGGCGATTCTCGGCGACGACGACGCGGCGGCCGTCCGCGACGCGCTCGCCGACGAACTCGGCGTGGCCGTCTTCGAGGTGCCGATGGGGCCGCCCTCGCTGCCGGGGCTCCGACTGGAGGACGCGCTGTTCGACGCCCTCGACGAAGCGGGCGTCAGCATCGAGACGGGGAACCCGGTCGTCGACTACGACGGCGGCGACCGAATCGAGCAGGTGTACGTCGAGAAGAACGGCGCGCGCATCCCGAACGCCGCCGACCAGTACGTGCTCGCGACCGGCGGCCTCGTCGGGAAAGGCGTCGAGTCCGACCGCGAGGGCGTCTCCGAGCCGATTTTTGAGTGCCACGTTGCCCATGCCGCCGACCGCTACGACTGGTTCGCGGACGACGTGTTCGGCGACCACCAGTTCGCGCAATTCGGCGTCGCGGCCGACGACAGCCTGCGGCCCGAGGCCGCAGACGGGAGCACCGAGTTCGAGAACCTGCGAGCCGCCGGGAGCGTGCTCGGCGGCTACGACTTCGCCGCCGAGAAGTCCGGCGGCGGCGTCTCGATTGCGACGGGCTACGCGGCCGGCCGGCGCGCCGCGGAGGAGACACGATGA
- the glpA gene encoding anaerobic glycerol-3-phosphate dehydrogenase subunit GlpA, translating to MASVPHIAVVGGGSTGTGIARDLAMRGLDVTLVEQGNLTHGTTGRMHGLLHSGGRYAVADQASARECIAENRVLRDIASHCVEETGGLFVKRPEDSEDYFQEKLRGCEACDIPADVISGEEAREMEPHLAKDVEKAIVVPDGAVDPFRLVVANAASAQEHGARVETHSTVTDLLVEDDEVVGLEVEHASGPGKHVHGREGGTEEILADHVVNATGAWASRIGDMAGVDIAVRPSKGVMTVTNVRQIDTVVNRCRPKGDADIVVPHETTAILGTTDVEVDDPEDYPEEQWEVDELIDTLAELVPMLDEARTIRSFWGVRPLYEPPDVASDDPTDITRDFFLLDHADRDDLPGMTTVVGGKFTTYRMMAESVADHVCERFGVDAECRTADVPLPGSEEFSVLRDYMDEFGLRSPIGRRSVERLGSRADDVLATEEPNPVVCECEGVTRAELQDAIGQSGSDLNAVRIRTRASMGNCQGGFCAHRMASELHGDGGYDEATARRAWDDLLQERWKGQRHALWGEQLSQAMLNYALHATTQNRDNDPADGDDVDFAAFDGGSEAARTDGGNRGD from the coding sequence ATGGCATCGGTACCACACATCGCCGTCGTCGGCGGCGGGTCGACGGGCACCGGCATCGCTCGCGACCTGGCGATGCGGGGCCTCGACGTGACGCTCGTCGAACAGGGCAACCTCACGCACGGCACGACCGGCCGGATGCACGGCCTCCTCCACAGCGGCGGCCGGTACGCCGTCGCCGACCAGGCGAGCGCGCGGGAGTGCATCGCGGAGAACCGCGTGCTCCGGGACATCGCGAGCCACTGCGTCGAGGAGACCGGCGGCCTCTTCGTCAAGCGCCCCGAGGACTCCGAGGACTACTTCCAGGAGAAACTCCGCGGCTGCGAGGCCTGCGACATCCCCGCGGACGTCATCTCCGGCGAGGAGGCTCGCGAGATGGAGCCCCACCTGGCGAAGGACGTCGAGAAGGCGATTGTCGTGCCGGACGGCGCGGTCGACCCGTTCCGGCTAGTGGTGGCGAACGCCGCCAGCGCGCAGGAACACGGCGCGCGCGTCGAGACGCACTCCACGGTCACCGACTTGCTCGTCGAGGACGACGAGGTCGTCGGCCTCGAAGTCGAACACGCCTCCGGCCCCGGCAAGCACGTCCACGGCCGGGAGGGCGGTACCGAGGAGATCCTCGCTGACCACGTGGTCAACGCGACGGGCGCGTGGGCGAGCCGCATCGGCGACATGGCGGGCGTGGATATCGCGGTCCGGCCCTCGAAGGGCGTGATGACCGTCACGAACGTCCGGCAGATCGACACCGTCGTCAACCGCTGCCGGCCGAAGGGCGACGCCGACATCGTCGTCCCGCACGAGACGACGGCCATCCTCGGCACGACCGACGTGGAGGTCGACGACCCCGAGGACTACCCCGAGGAGCAGTGGGAAGTCGACGAGCTGATCGATACGCTCGCCGAGCTCGTGCCGATGCTCGACGAAGCGCGGACGATTCGCTCGTTCTGGGGCGTGCGCCCGCTCTACGAGCCGCCGGACGTGGCCAGTGACGATCCGACGGACATCACGCGGGACTTCTTCCTGCTGGACCACGCCGACCGCGACGACCTCCCCGGGATGACGACGGTCGTCGGCGGGAAGTTCACGACCTACCGCATGATGGCGGAGTCGGTCGCCGACCACGTCTGCGAGCGGTTCGGCGTCGACGCCGAATGCCGGACTGCGGACGTCCCCCTCCCAGGCAGCGAGGAGTTCTCCGTGCTCCGCGACTACATGGACGAGTTCGGCCTGCGCTCGCCAATCGGCCGGCGCAGCGTCGAACGCCTCGGGTCGCGCGCAGACGACGTGCTCGCCACCGAGGAGCCGAACCCGGTCGTCTGCGAGTGCGAGGGCGTCACGCGCGCCGAACTCCAGGACGCCATCGGGCAATCAGGGTCGGACCTCAACGCCGTCCGCATCCGCACGCGGGCGTCGATGGGGAACTGCCAGGGCGGCTTCTGCGCGCACCGCATGGCCAGCGAACTCCACGGCGACGGCGGCTACGACGAAGCGACGGCTAGACGAGCGTGGGACGACCTCCTACAGGAGCGCTGGAAGGGCCAGCGCCACGCACTCTGGGGCGAGCAGCTCTCGCAGGCGATGCTGAACTACGCGCTGCACGCGACCACGCAGAACCGCGATAACGACCCCGCGGACGGCGACGACGTGGACTTCGCCGCCTTCGACGGCGGCTCCGAGGCGGCCCGAACGGACGGAGGCAACCGTGGCGATTGA
- a CDS encoding pirin family protein, producing the protein MNANDGQQLPDGPVPGERVRHGTGVNSNRAFPTSHHPEHLDPFVLFERFYIDPDQGFPMHPHRGFEIVSYMVDGGMDHEDSLGVSNVAEEGDAMRITTGSGIRHSEFPAGGRGCNGLQLWVNLPRAKKDADPDYVDATQADLPTEEHEGATVTTVVGDGSPLSLHTPMEYLDVRVSDAWEWTIPEGWTGFVYGVSGTGTVDGSEFGEGDVFTVTDETAVELRDESDLRVVAVAGQPHDEPIQQRGPFVL; encoded by the coding sequence ATGAACGCCAACGACGGCCAGCAGCTACCAGATGGTCCCGTTCCCGGCGAACGAGTCCGACACGGGACGGGCGTAAACTCGAATCGCGCGTTCCCGACGAGCCACCACCCCGAGCACCTCGACCCGTTCGTCCTCTTCGAGCGGTTCTACATCGACCCCGACCAGGGGTTCCCGATGCACCCCCACCGCGGCTTCGAAATCGTCTCCTACATGGTGGACGGCGGGATGGACCACGAGGACTCGCTGGGCGTCAGCAACGTCGCCGAGGAGGGCGACGCGATGCGCATCACGACCGGGAGCGGCATCCGCCACTCCGAGTTCCCCGCCGGCGGCCGCGGCTGCAACGGGCTCCAGCTCTGGGTGAACCTCCCGCGCGCGAAGAAGGACGCAGACCCCGACTACGTCGACGCCACGCAGGCCGACCTGCCCACCGAGGAGCACGAGGGTGCGACGGTGACGACGGTCGTCGGCGACGGGTCGCCGCTCTCTCTCCACACGCCGATGGAGTATCTGGATGTCCGCGTGTCGGACGCGTGGGAGTGGACGATTCCCGAGGGCTGGACGGGCTTCGTCTACGGCGTCTCCGGCACGGGGACCGTGGATGGGAGCGAGTTCGGCGAGGGCGACGTCTTCACGGTCACGGACGAGACCGCGGTCGAACTCCGCGACGAGTCCGACCTCCGCGTGGTCGCCGTCGCCGGCCAACCACACGACGAGCCGATTCAGCAGCGCGGCCCGTTTGTGCTCTGA